In Cyanobacteria bacterium GSL.Bin1, the genomic stretch GCGCCCCTGCCCTAGAGACCAAGTGACAGGAATCGGAATTCAATTGACTTGGCTATGCTGAGCAAGATACCGCTAAATCCAGTCTCAAATCGGTTTTGCATTGATTGTCTATATCATTTTGCTTGGTTGTCTAGCCACTCGTTGAAAAGCGCGATCGCTTGGTGCATTCCTTCTGAGTTATTATCTTCATTATTTTTTAGGGAAAAAAATTTTCGTCTAATACTTGTTCGAGAGGATAAGGATTTTGTTCGGGGAGCGTATCTAATCCGGTTTCCCTAGCTGCATCTCTTCTAGCACGAGGATAGCAGGTCGCGATCGCCTCTGGATCCTGAAGAACTTTTTTCAGGCTAGGAGTATCTTCTAGATAATCAGCAACATTATCTCTTTCTCTCGTAATTGTATTTTTCCAGCTTTTGCTGCGTTTTTCTGACTGATATTGCCATTTCAGTAAATGCTGCAAAATTAACCTTAAGCGAGAAAGTAGTTGATCCCGTTCTCTTTTCCCCAAATCCCTAATTTCTTCGACTAAATTTTCCAAATCTAATTCTTGCCAACGATGCTGTTCTAGCAAATGGGCTTGTTTCTCTGCCCAAACCACAAAATCCCGCTCGTAGATTGATTTGTTTGACATGTTTTGTTGCTAAGTTTTAAGGATTTATTTTACTTGTTTATCTAACCACTCGTTAAACAGCGTGATCGCTGGTTTGACTTTAGCTAAAACTGGCTGGACATTTTGGGCTAAAGCTAATACTCGCTCTGGTTTGAATTCAATGTTATAGAGATGACGCGCCAAATGTCGAAATTTGCGATATTCATCCAGCTCTAGCACTAAAGAACCGCTCCACAAAGGAGGACAATTGTCTCCTCCTGATTCTGCTACCTGTTTGAGCAGTTCCTGATGCCAGTTTTCGCCTCTTGGCAAACCGCCATCGAGCGTAACCGCGACTCGTTCGCTGATGCGCTCGCATCCCGTATAAAAATCAGCAATGTAGCTGGCTAAGGCAGGAGTAAGGGCAATTTCAGGTATAGTTTCTGCTTGAGCCAATACTGTCTGCAATTTCTCAACATTATTTTCCAGAGCGATCGTTTCGTCTTCAAGGCGGGATTTCAGGGCAAGATATTTGTTGTCTGACCTCGGGTTGAGGTTGAGAATACGAGCAGCGACTCGAGGAGGAACACGCTCTAAAGGAACGAGATCGATCTTCAACCAACTCGGAGCAATGTTTTCGAGAACTGAATCGGCCTTCCAAATCGCATCCTCTGACATTGCCTTCACTGCTAAGTCGAGGTCTGATTGCCAATGCCAGGGTCCATCTCCGGCTAATGAACCGAATAAGATTACTTCTTTGGCGCCAAACTCTTGCTTGAGGATTTTGATGCCTTGTTGAGCGACCGCCAGCGCTTCTTGTCGCCTCTGTTCTAAGGATTGCGGATCAGCGGTGACTATTTTACTCATTAATTCAGATCAATGGGATCACCCTAATTATGGTAGCAATGTGAGAGGGATGGATGCGCGATCGCTGTTGAGCCAACTGTGACACAAACTTCTGATGAGCCTCGGAGTCAACCAATTGAATCCTGCCTGCTAAGGGTCAACACTGGCACTGGGAAAACGTCGTCAATGATCAGTTGATTTTTCTTATATAACCACACTTCAGGAACTCGATAGGGAAGATAATCATTGATATCAGTTGATAGTCCCCTTCCCATAATCCTAAGCCTAATTCCGCTTGTGCTAACCACACCCCTTGCCCTTCTACAGATAAGGGCTGACAACAACCGCCTCTCAACTCAAAGGCACGGAACTCATTTTTCCAATGATTTTGATTGACTGCTCTCTCTGCCTTCCAATATTTCAGTATCAATGGTCTCAAACTCTCGATTTTGTAACTGTTCAACCGTTGCCAAGACCCAGAGATGATAATCGGTTTCATAGAGTTGTTTTTGTGCTTGTTTGGAGTCTGCTACCATGTTTTTTGATTTACGTTACGGCAACCAGTTTTCATCTAAAACTTTTTCTAAAAGTGCGATCCTGAATAAAAGAAAGAGTAAACCAACTTTAGATTCCTTATGCTTCAGGATCAATGCCCAATGCTCGCAATTGTTCTGCTAAACGTTCCGCCCGTTGAAATTCTTGTTGCGCCCGTTGAAATTCCTGTTCGGCAGGGGTTGGAATCCAATTATTATTTTGATCGTACCAACGCAGCCATTGTCGATTAATCCCCTGATATTCTCCTTGCCATAATCCTAAGCCTAATTCCGCTTGGTCTAACCAGACTCCTTGTCCTTCTGTCGATATAGGCTGATAACGGCTCCCTTTTAACTCAAAGGCACGGAACTCATCAGTGTAGCGGTTAAATACAAAATAATAGGGAATTCTCAGAATTTGCTCATAGACCGTCCACTTACTTGGAGGTTGGCTCGCTTCTCTTAAATTTCGCCCTAAGTCTTCCCCTTCCGTTCCCGGTGACAGCAATTCTACCACCACAAACGGATTGGCTCCTTCCTGCCAGGTGACATAACTTAAACGAAGGTCTTTTTCTTCATAGAGGCGAGACACTCCTAAAACCCCAAACCAGTCCGGGCGTTTATACCATTGCGTATGACGGACATCATAGTAAAGATTCAAATCACTACCGGTAAAGACCTGATCGCTGGGGTAACTGGGAGAACGAAAGGTCAGGCGCAACAATTCCGGTTGGAGCAGATGAAATTCGTCAGGCAAACCAGGTTCCTCGGGATCTTCACTGGGCAGATCATACATAGTAGGCAGGGTTTCTTTGGGAGAGAAAGGAGGATTGCTTTGATACATGATTGATTCCCGATGTGAAGGTCTCTCAGTATTATTTTAGCTAGTTGGAAGAAAGGGCGATCCAAATTCTACAGAAACTTTTCTAATGAACCGATTAATTCAATCATCAATTTTAAATTAGCCTTCTTGGCAACTATTCTCTTAATTAATTAATACAAGGCAATTACTTCGTCAGAAACTGAACGCGTTAATTTTTTAGGTAAGATATCAAGAAAAATTCTGAATCATGGAAATTATTACTTCCATAAAACAAAGCTCCTCGTCGATAATCAACCAAAGAAAACCCAGTTTTATTTAGTAATTGATCCCAGTATTGGTTGTTATGACAAGAAATATGACCATATAGGTTTATTTCTTTTTCATTTATAGAAACTTTAGTAATGATAACGGCACTGAACAATAACCATACAGTCGTCTTTAACTTGGTAAATGAGGCGATGTTCTTGGTTAATTCGACGCGACCAAAGCCCCGACATATCAAACTTAAGGGGTTCGGGTTTGCCAATTCCTGGAAAGGGAGTTCGTTGTGTATCTTTGATTAATTGGTTGATCCGTTTGAGTATTTTTTGATCTGCTTTTTGCCAGTAAAGATAGTCTTGCCAAGCATCATCTAAAAACATAATGTTCATAGAATTTAAGCGTCAGCAATTTCGTCTTCTTCAATTAACTCCCGTTGTTGATATTTACCCTCTTTTAATTGTTCTAATGCTTTGTAAAGACGCTGGGCGTTTTTGGGACTTCTTAGTAAATACATGGTTTCTTCAATAGCGTTATAGTCTTCTAAAGACATCATGACGACTGGGCTTTCTGACTGACGGGTAATGATAATCGGAGTATGATCTTCACAAACTTGATTCATGACCGAGGTGAAGTTTTTACGGGCTTGGGTATAGGTAATTGCATCCATAGCTATGATTCCAATATTTTTCTTTATTGTAACCATTTCAGTACATAAACGGTAAACAATTGTCCATTAACCTCGCCTCGTTTCCTTCATCCTGCCTGCTACGGGTCAATACTGGCACTGGGAAAACGTCGTCTTAAGACACGCATTGCTACACTTGCGCTGCGAATACTAGCAATTTCTAAACACTCTGCTAAAATTTCCTGTAGATTAAGGTTGGAAAAATAGCGACTACTAGAAACGATATTATAACTGTCATTATTGAAAGCATAAATTATCAGTTGATTTTTCTTATATAACCACACTTCAGGAACTCGATAGGGAAGATAATCATTGACATCAGTATAACTGGTGACATCAATTTCTAAGGCTAAATCGGGTGGAGGTTCTGTACTCCAATTAATCCGCTCTTTACCTACCGCAGCTTCCCAATTATTGATATAAAAGCTATAATCCGGTTCCAGTCCACTAATTTTTGGTAACTCCATTGTCATTGGAGTAAATGCTTCATAATTTTGCCCTAAATGATCGAGTAAAACTGTAATTAGATCGGCTATAATGTGAGCTTCCCGTCCATGTTTGGGCAGGGGTGACATCAGTAAAATTTCTCCGGGTCGATATTTAATGCGTGGGTTGGCTTTATCCCCTCGTCGTTCAATCAACACCTGATAGTCTTTCCATGTACCAAGCAAATGAACGACCACCCCTGGAGATAATTTAATTTTTTCTGGTGTGACAATAGCAATCATTAAATAATCAATTTAGTTCTACCGAATCTGTTATGCCTTAATCATAATTGTTAGTATTCCCCTACGCCTCTCCGAAGAGGTTGGGTCAACCTGTCTTCAATTATCTTGAGTTGTTAGATGGCAGGCTCGATCAAAGTGATTTTTATCGCTAACTGAGACTTGTAGAAAAAACGAAAAGGAGATCGTGCCCCTGCCCTCTGGACAAAGTGACAGGAATCTAATTAAGGTTTGCTGTGCTGAGCGAGTTACGGCGCGATGTCGCTTGGCGAGCCTCCGCAGGACATCGCACTGGTTAGTCAAGTGAGGTCATCCCCCTACAGATCTTTCATAGTCATTCTACATGCGAACAAAAATATCACCATAGGCAAAGCTAGTATAATTGCAAAGTTTATACTGAAAAAAGTCAATAAATGTAGGTAAATCCCACCAATTTTTCCTAAAGAATTCAGTTTTTCCAGAGCCTGGAATAACATTGACTTTAAGAACAGTATCTGTTAATTCTGATAAATAATAAAGACAAGCTATAGTCTTTTGAATCTCTGACTCACCGCGATCTAAATGATATTCAAAACATAGTACATTAATCGAAGATGTTAAACCTTTAAGGACAGATAATTCAAATCCTTCAACATCAATTTTACAGAATTTTGGATGTCCGTATTGAGAGATAAGTAAATCCAGAGTCGTTATGTCTACCGAAATTTTTTTAATCTGAGCCTCCTCCTGCTGCCATTCAGACAGGAAACTAGAAGCTCCAATATTTTCTTCATGAATATAAAGTGTTAGACTGTCTTTTTTTTCTCCCACACCTTTTTTTTACCCAGATTCGCACCTATATCAAAGCACAAATTCCCTGGCTTAATAAAGGCGCTGTAAAACTCCTCTTCGGACTTTAAATTCTTGAAATAACTAGGTTTAATAATGCGATAAGCGCCCAGACAAAATGAATTCCACATCCACAAACTGGAAAGTCCAAGCTGTGTAGGAGTTTTAAGGTTTGGAAATCGGAAATTCATTCTGCATAACTGCTTAATATAAGTTTGCAACGGCATCGTACATACCGAGCTTGAGTAGGAGTCTTTTACTAAGATTAAACTTATCAACACTCATTTTATAATACTCCTTTTTATCCTCTTTATTGGTAGAAACAACGAAGAAGGGATAAGATATTTATATAAATGATAACTCCAGAAAATCAATAAAATGTACTTGCCAAAATATCTTGTATTTTTCAATATAAAAAAGTATAGATTTACTCCATCCAAAAGAGAGTCTTCGCACGCCATTTTTTTGCAATAAAGACTGTATTCTTTTGACTTTAATTTATATAAAGCTTTGACCTGATTACTTAATGCATCACTTTGCCTTAGTTGCTGTTCAATAGCCTTGGTAGAATTTACCCGAACTCTGAGTTTAGATATGTTCAGATTTCCACCTTCATTACTAGTACCATTATTTCCATGTAAACGATATAAGGTAAGCGGTTCTGCTATGAAGTAAGAAGATTCCAAGCTCATGGTAACTATAGCAAGATATTCATCCACAAATATGTCCATTTCCCGTCTAAAGAACAGTTTTCCCTTAATCGCTTCAGCCCTAGCTGCATAAGTAGATCCTCCTCCAAATATAAGTTTTCTGCTGTAAAAATATGCGAGCAATTCGTTACCATTAATTTTTTTTTCCAAAATCTCAGTAGGTATATTTTCCGGATTTTTCAAACCAGTTTTCACATTCCAGTAATTATTAATATGAGAAACATGAGTAATCTCATCATCACTTTCAAATATTTCTACTACTTTCCGAATTTTTTCAACTGCGAAAAGGTCATCGGCATCTAAATTAAAGATATATTTCCCTTGAGATAGTTCTATCCCTAATTTGAGAGCACCTGCTTTCCTGGTATTTTGTATGTAATTATAATGAACTCTATTGCCATAAGCTTTAACTACATCAGCCGTATTGTCTGTCGAACCATCATCAATTACGATAATTTCTATTAATTCTTGAGGATAATCAGAAGCTAAGACACTATCAATAGCTTCTCCAATAAATTGACCGTAGTTATAAGAAGGAATAATTACAGTTACTAAAGGTAAAGTCATAAGTATTTATAGAGAAGTTTGCTCTTAATATTACATTACAAGCAAATATTTTTTAAAGATATAGCTACAATAATTTTAGGAAGTGAGAACGCTGAATGATTAAGGGCCATGCTTTAACCGCATTATTTCTAAGTAAGTAAATTGTTATATGAGCAAAATAAACTAATAAGAAAGTAGCTAGTTTGAATGGATTTGGAAAAATCTCTTTGTAACGTTTAATTCCGATATATAGTCTAGCAGCTTCTTGATGAAGATCATAATCTGTGAGAAGACCGATACTCTTAGCTCGAAGATTTCTACCATTAGTAGAATTAACAGAACCAGTGTCACATACCTTCAACTCAGGACAGTGTGTAATACGGTAGCCGCGCTTCAAAGCTCTCAAACAAAGGATCGCATCTCCCTGACCAAAGAAAATATCCTCTTCCCATTGTTCTTCGTTAAAAAATGACCGTGGAAAAACAGCGGCATGGATATGTACGCACTCAGGAGTCTCGTTTTTTGAAATAGCAGTATAATAACCACGAAAAGAAAGTTTTGTTGGACGACTTTTGTAACCTTTTCCATCTCTACTGTTACCAGTAATAAAAGTGCGTTTTCTCTCTTCAGGAGACATTTGCTCATATCTTTTCAGCGCGTTTTCAATGAAATCCGGATCAAGGTGAACATCATCATCAACAAATGCAATCAAGTCGGTA encodes the following:
- a CDS encoding glycosyltransferase, whose protein sequence is MRLTTCITTRNDPERLDTCLRAIWNSKVKPYSAIVSDDSPDLEIQQKNSQIVEKYPGTTYILGPQRGVNANRNCAVNFVTDTDLIAFVDDDVHLDPDFIENALKRYEQMSPEERKRTFITGNSRDGKGYKSRPTKLSFRGYYTAISKNETPECVHIHAAVFPRSFFNEEQWEEDIFFGQGDAILCLRALKRGYRITHCPELKVCDTGSVNSTNGRNLRAKSIGLLTDYDLHQEAARLYIGIKRYKEIFPNPFKLATFLLVYFAHITIYLLRNNAVKAWPLIIQRSHFLKLL
- a CDS encoding FkbM family methyltransferase; the protein is MGEKKDSLTLYIHEENIGASSFLSEWQQEEAQIKKISVDITTLDLLISQYGHPKFCKIDVEGFELSVLKGLTSSINVLCFEYHLDRGESEIQKTIACLYYLSELTDTVLKVNVIPGSGKTEFFRKNWWDLPTFIDFFQYKLCNYTSFAYGDIFVRM
- a CDS encoding Uma2 family endonuclease, producing the protein MIAIVTPEKIKLSPGVVVHLLGTWKDYQVLIERRGDKANPRIKYRPGEILLMSPLPKHGREAHIIADLITVLLDHLGQNYEAFTPMTMELPKISGLEPDYSFYINNWEAAVGKERINWSTEPPPDLALEIDVTSYTDVNDYLPYRVPEVWLYKKNQLIIYAFNNDSYNIVSSSRYFSNLNLQEILAECLEIASIRSASVAMRVLRRRFPSASIDP
- a CDS encoding glycosyltransferase, with protein sequence MTLPLVTVIIPSYNYGQFIGEAIDSVLASDYPQELIEIIVIDDGSTDNTADVVKAYGNRVHYNYIQNTRKAGALKLGIELSQGKYIFNLDADDLFAVEKIRKVVEIFESDDEITHVSHINNYWNVKTGLKNPENIPTEILEKKINGNELLAYFYSRKLIFGGGSTYAARAEAIKGKLFFRREMDIFVDEYLAIVTMSLESSYFIAEPLTLYRLHGNNGTSNEGGNLNISKLRVRVNSTKAIEQQLRQSDALSNQVKALYKLKSKEYSLYCKKMACEDSLLDGVNLYFFILKNTRYFGKYILLIFWSYHLYKYLIPSSLFLPIKRIKRSIIK
- a CDS encoding Txe/YoeB family addiction module toxin: MNIMFLDDAWQDYLYWQKADQKILKRINQLIKDTQRTPFPGIGKPEPLKFDMSGLWSRRINQEHRLIYQVKDDCMVIVQCRYHY
- a CDS encoding nucleotidyltransferase domain-containing protein — protein: MSKIVTADPQSLEQRRQEALAVAQQGIKILKQEFGAKEVILFGSLAGDGPWHWQSDLDLAVKAMSEDAIWKADSVLENIAPSWLKIDLVPLERVPPRVAARILNLNPRSDNKYLALKSRLEDETIALENNVEKLQTVLAQAETIPEIALTPALASYIADFYTGCERISERVAVTLDGGLPRGENWHQELLKQVAESGGDNCPPLWSGSLVLELDEYRKFRHLARHLYNIEFKPERVLALAQNVQPVLAKVKPAITLFNEWLDKQVK
- a CDS encoding type II toxin-antitoxin system prevent-host-death family antitoxin, with translation MDAITYTQARKNFTSVMNQVCEDHTPIIITRQSESPVVMMSLEDYNAIEETMYLLRSPKNAQRLYKALEQLKEGKYQQRELIEEDEIADA
- a CDS encoding DUF29 family protein; the encoded protein is MSNKSIYERDFVVWAEKQAHLLEQHRWQELDLENLVEEIRDLGKRERDQLLSRLRLILQHLLKWQYQSEKRSKSWKNTITRERDNVADYLEDTPSLKKVLQDPEAIATCYPRARRDAARETGLDTLPEQNPYPLEQVLDENFFP